A window of the Vibrio ostreae genome harbors these coding sequences:
- a CDS encoding ABC transporter substrate-binding protein, giving the protein MSRRYSRLKSLILVCTCATFIIVVFVYFFWRAAKGLSSVQLPTITIAVSQTPLSAPFFIADQLNLFEQQGLNVVLNPCSGGVQCAEALFSGEVDYATASESVAMFKSFERSDFVLLASFVSSDNDLKLLTVPNRGVSKLSDLAGKRVGVVKASASEFYFDSILIANNLKQMPLEKVYLSPDQLNQALFGFNVDAISVWEPWGYRTEMTSASELINLGIVGIYNLSFNLMAMKEHAQQSEAHSVALLQALKQAIAWIHDNPDESRQWIAKDLNVPIHQLEWSWQDYAFRLSLGNALLSNIQLQARWAIENKLVKGKLPDYRGYFSSEPLERVLQTEVSFK; this is encoded by the coding sequence ATGAGTCGCCGATATTCACGCTTAAAGTCGCTTATTTTAGTCTGCACATGTGCGACGTTTATCATTGTTGTATTCGTCTATTTTTTCTGGCGTGCTGCCAAAGGGCTCTCTTCTGTTCAGCTCCCGACTATAACCATAGCTGTTTCTCAAACGCCTCTGTCTGCACCATTTTTTATCGCCGACCAGCTTAACTTATTTGAGCAACAGGGGCTTAATGTTGTGCTGAACCCTTGTAGTGGCGGTGTGCAATGTGCTGAGGCACTGTTTTCCGGAGAAGTCGACTATGCGACAGCGTCAGAATCGGTTGCTATGTTCAAAAGCTTTGAACGTAGTGACTTTGTTTTACTGGCCAGCTTTGTCAGCTCCGACAACGATTTAAAGTTGCTGACGGTTCCCAACCGTGGTGTGTCCAAGCTCAGTGATTTAGCCGGTAAGAGGGTGGGTGTAGTAAAAGCCAGCGCCAGCGAGTTTTATTTTGACTCCATCCTGATTGCTAATAATCTGAAACAAATGCCGCTGGAAAAAGTATATTTGAGCCCCGATCAACTGAATCAGGCTCTGTTTGGTTTTAATGTCGATGCCATCTCGGTTTGGGAGCCGTGGGGTTATCGCACAGAAATGACCTCTGCTTCTGAATTAATAAATTTGGGGATCGTAGGGATTTATAACCTTTCCTTCAACCTGATGGCGATGAAGGAGCACGCCCAACAGTCAGAGGCTCATTCAGTTGCTTTGCTGCAAGCGCTCAAGCAAGCGATAGCCTGGATACATGACAATCCGGATGAATCAAGGCAGTGGATTGCTAAAGATTTGAATGTGCCCATTCATCAACTTGAATGGTCATGGCAGGATTATGCGTTCCGTCTTTCTTTAGGTAATGCACTATTATCTAATATTCAGCTTCAGGCACGATGGGCGATTGAAAATAAACTGGTTAAAGGGAAACTCCCAGATTACCGGGGATATTTTTCATCCGAACCTCTTGAGCGGGTGTTGCAGACAGAGGTGTCTTTTAAATGA
- a CDS encoding GGDEF domain-containing protein yields the protein MKGTITLLFTWTGELMSFSPNEFGSCGPLSQLYLTATGSEEPLAIKDIQAFFPSVEPLQVTSVIDGILYTGTLSTLKSTASEGDPQFLLQFEDAADPSALRIQRMKHVLDCAQIASWEWNVQTGETRFNDRWAEIVGYHLAELEPTDINTWTKLAHPDDLKLSQDALEAHFHGEIPFYECEVRMRHKAGHWVWVRDYGRIVSFTEQGEPEWILGAHIDITGYKLIQTQNELLSHDLNMIMDLCPAVIYKLSADDDEQVQFITQGVEELLNYRHEQIINRVHWWRNHIHPEDIAEYNQRVAEWRSRRDDSILECEYRFRCADGRYIWLADRARMMNSHYERGASVLGSIIDITDFVSLNNHLQSLAKVSPAVLYQFEYLPDGTSRFPYASQKLKDMFGVTPEEAAVDSTAVFDAIYPEDVDRVRASALQSKETLEAWKCEFRVEIDGKLHWLYGHSIPTSSSEGKVIWSGQIIDISEKKELELQLKKESTTDALTGTYNRRYFMTELHDELQRSVREKQPVSVLAVDFDFFKQVNDKYGHDAGDAVLQQVTGHLRQHIRPYDTLARMGGEEFNIMLPNTDYTSALSIANKLRKLVEDFTVRYHGQEIKITITLGVATSSSGVQDSFGLLKGADRALYRGKASGRNCVQ from the coding sequence GTGAAAGGAACAATAACGCTGCTGTTCACTTGGACGGGAGAGTTGATGAGTTTTTCTCCCAACGAATTTGGCTCATGCGGGCCTTTATCCCAACTCTATCTCACTGCCACTGGTAGTGAAGAACCGTTGGCTATAAAAGATATACAGGCTTTTTTCCCTTCTGTTGAACCTCTGCAAGTGACATCAGTGATTGATGGCATCCTCTATACCGGGACCCTTTCAACCCTCAAAAGCACAGCGTCTGAAGGTGATCCTCAATTTCTCCTCCAGTTTGAAGATGCGGCGGACCCCTCCGCTTTACGTATCCAGCGCATGAAACATGTGTTGGATTGTGCCCAGATAGCCAGTTGGGAGTGGAATGTACAGACCGGTGAGACCCGGTTTAACGATCGTTGGGCGGAAATTGTTGGTTACCACCTTGCTGAGCTAGAACCGACAGATATTAATACCTGGACCAAACTGGCTCATCCGGATGATCTGAAATTGTCCCAGGATGCACTTGAGGCTCACTTTCACGGCGAGATTCCTTTTTACGAATGCGAAGTCCGCATGCGTCACAAGGCTGGTCACTGGGTCTGGGTACGCGATTACGGGCGAATCGTTTCGTTCACGGAACAGGGTGAACCAGAGTGGATACTTGGCGCACACATAGATATCACCGGTTATAAATTGATTCAGACTCAGAATGAACTGCTGAGTCATGATCTCAACATGATCATGGACTTGTGTCCGGCAGTTATTTATAAGCTGTCCGCAGACGATGATGAACAGGTTCAGTTCATCACCCAGGGTGTAGAAGAGTTACTTAACTACCGCCATGAACAGATTATAAATCGGGTGCATTGGTGGCGTAATCATATTCATCCGGAAGACATTGCTGAATATAATCAAAGGGTTGCAGAGTGGCGTTCCCGGCGTGATGATTCGATTCTGGAATGTGAATATCGTTTCCGTTGTGCGGATGGTCGCTACATCTGGCTTGCTGATCGCGCGCGAATGATGAATTCTCATTATGAGCGCGGTGCGTCAGTATTGGGTTCAATCATTGATATCACGGACTTTGTGTCATTAAACAACCACCTTCAGTCGTTAGCGAAAGTATCACCTGCGGTCTTGTACCAATTTGAATACTTGCCGGATGGAACGAGTCGTTTTCCTTACGCCAGCCAGAAGTTGAAGGATATGTTTGGCGTTACCCCGGAGGAAGCGGCAGTTGATTCTACCGCTGTATTTGATGCTATTTACCCGGAGGATGTAGATAGGGTGCGCGCCAGTGCTTTGCAATCTAAAGAGACCCTGGAAGCTTGGAAATGCGAATTCAGGGTAGAGATTGATGGTAAATTGCATTGGTTGTATGGCCATTCTATTCCGACTTCCTCCAGTGAAGGTAAAGTCATTTGGTCTGGCCAGATTATCGATATTTCTGAAAAAAAAGAGCTCGAGTTACAGCTTAAAAAAGAATCGACGACCGATGCTCTGACGGGGACGTACAATCGGCGTTATTTCATGACTGAATTACATGATGAACTGCAACGTAGTGTACGCGAGAAGCAACCTGTTTCTGTTCTGGCTGTCGACTTTGACTTCTTTAAACAGGTTAATGATAAATATGGCCATGATGCCGGGGATGCGGTGTTGCAACAGGTCACCGGGCACCTGAGACAGCACATTCGACCTTATGACACTCTGGCCAGAATGGGTGGGGAAGAGTTCAATATCATGTTACCCAATACCGACTATACATCTGCGCTATCGATAGCCAACAAGTTAAGGAAGCTGGTAGAAGACTTTACGGTTCGTTATCACGGGCAAGAAATTAAAATTACCATCACACTGGGTGTCGCGACCAGTAGCAGTGGTGTGCAGGATTCGTTTGGGTTGTTGAAAGGGGCGGATCGTGCGTTGTATCGCGGTAAAGCCAGCGGTCGCAATTGTGTTCAATAG